From a region of the Halobacteriovorax sp. HLS genome:
- the metG gene encoding methionine--tRNA ligase, whose amino-acid sequence MTQKKFLITSALPYANGPIHFGHMAGAYLSGDVYNRHRKLQGHKTLFISGSDEHGVAIMLNAKKTGEDYQEYVNKWHKEHADLFVKYGVDFDFFGQTSADYHEKEVVEWFKVLHDKGYIEPRDSQQLYCNDCNNHLPDRFVEGQCYKCDYEHARGDECPNCGEFIDPIKLTKTVCKICGSNNIKEVTVTQYYILLSKYHKEYRQWFATKSDWRKTVYPYVDSLTKENLHDRAITRDIDWGIDVPLPNTEGKKLYVWFDAPIGYVSNTKKFLEQTNSSEDYLKDWWNNDDVELTHFIGKDNIIFHTVIFPTMSLASGICKAADQVPANQFLNLEGKQFSKSAGHYVDAGVAIGKFGQDALRYYLLSILPETTDSSFSWEQLQAKVNNELANNIGNFLNRCLKFTQKNWAEGMPAKYYEGFSSSEWADKLKEDILELHELVNEYSIKKGIEKVMSIGQSANNFFSENAPWAQIKTDVDAAGKTLAYSSIYALCLGVVMKPFLPELSKNILVHFNNVLDEEMEKRIYAADLSVLDSIFANGHVLTQPVEALVPKIDDSLIKEELEALASK is encoded by the coding sequence ATGACACAGAAGAAATTCCTTATTACTTCGGCACTTCCGTATGCCAATGGACCTATACATTTCGGACACATGGCCGGAGCATATCTTTCGGGCGACGTTTATAATCGTCATAGAAAACTGCAAGGTCATAAGACTTTATTTATAAGTGGAAGTGATGAGCACGGTGTGGCCATAATGCTTAATGCTAAAAAAACTGGTGAAGATTATCAAGAATATGTGAATAAATGGCACAAAGAACATGCGGACTTATTTGTAAAGTACGGTGTAGATTTTGACTTCTTTGGACAAACATCTGCTGATTACCATGAAAAAGAAGTTGTTGAGTGGTTTAAAGTTCTTCATGACAAAGGGTATATAGAGCCTAGAGATTCACAACAATTATATTGTAATGATTGTAATAATCACTTACCTGATAGGTTTGTTGAAGGGCAGTGCTATAAATGTGATTACGAGCATGCAAGAGGGGATGAGTGTCCTAATTGTGGAGAATTCATTGATCCAATAAAGTTAACGAAAACTGTTTGTAAAATATGTGGATCAAATAATATTAAAGAAGTTACTGTTACACAGTATTACATTCTTCTATCTAAGTACCATAAAGAATATAGACAGTGGTTTGCAACAAAGTCTGACTGGAGAAAAACAGTTTATCCTTATGTTGATAGCCTTACCAAAGAAAATCTTCACGATAGAGCAATTACTAGAGATATAGATTGGGGAATAGATGTTCCTCTTCCTAATACAGAAGGAAAGAAACTCTACGTTTGGTTTGATGCTCCTATTGGTTACGTTTCAAATACGAAGAAGTTTCTTGAGCAGACAAACTCTAGTGAGGACTACCTAAAAGATTGGTGGAATAACGACGATGTTGAACTAACTCACTTTATTGGTAAAGATAATATTATTTTTCATACAGTAATTTTTCCTACAATGAGTTTAGCCTCTGGAATTTGTAAGGCCGCTGATCAGGTTCCTGCAAATCAATTCTTAAATTTAGAAGGTAAGCAATTTTCTAAATCAGCTGGTCACTATGTCGATGCAGGAGTTGCAATCGGTAAGTTTGGACAAGACGCTCTGAGATACTATTTACTATCTATCCTACCTGAGACTACAGACTCAAGCTTTAGCTGGGAGCAACTACAGGCCAAGGTTAATAATGAACTCGCAAATAATATTGGTAATTTTTTGAATCGCTGTTTAAAATTTACTCAAAAAAATTGGGCCGAAGGTATGCCTGCTAAGTACTATGAAGGCTTCTCGAGCTCTGAGTGGGCAGATAAACTAAAAGAAGATATTTTAGAGCTTCATGAGTTAGTGAATGAATACTCGATAAAGAAAGGGATTGAAAAGGTTATGAGTATCGGACAATCTGCTAATAACTTCTTTTCGGAAAATGCTCCATGGGCGCAGATTAAAACTGATGTGGACGCCGCAGGTAAGACTTTAGCCTATTCTTCAATTTATGCTCTTTGCTTAGGAGTTGTAATGAAGCCTTTCTTACCTGAATTATCAAAGAATATACTTGTTCATTTTAATAATGTCTTAGATGAAGAAATGGAAAAGAGGATCTATGCTGCAGATTTAAGTGTACTTGATTCAATCTTTGCAAATGGTCACGTTCTTACTCAACCAGTAGAAGCATTGGTACCTAAGATCGATGATTCACTTATAAAAGAAGAGCTAGAAGCTCTGGCCAGTAAGTAG
- a CDS encoding M17 family metallopeptidase translates to MNFEAKYNLSKTNSKTNKNTTEVYIYKKSDSKLFINTVSLSKWEAELALKNNLTQLSGSTGPIISVPLSKSNKKELSPSDYAIAREEMGPLIDILLSNNSKEVHIHFLNLEDDSIKGALVGIDLSLYSFTSDQSIGKVKFLKDGKVLTKSLVSKAKEISVAVNQARHLVNLPPNELHPVSYANAVKALYSKSKTLKVSILDEKKLQKENCNLLLSVGMSSNNKPRIVHIKYRPVKAKSKKSIALIGKGITFDSGGLDMKSAAGMRFMKKDMGGSATLVGFTRWLENSSVKVNVDIYLALAENAVSENATRPSDIITARNGMKVEIHNTDAEGRLALADAMDLALELKPEIMIDVATLTGAGKVALGQDIASLFSNDDKLANDLQSVSNEMGDLVWKMPLYLPYYAALKSEFCDVSNSASGPGGAITAALFLEKFVGKTKWAHLDIFGWTSGAKPSLKQLGGSGQGVETLIGYFSKL, encoded by the coding sequence ATGAATTTTGAAGCGAAGTATAATTTAAGTAAAACTAATTCTAAAACAAATAAAAACACTACAGAAGTTTATATTTATAAAAAATCTGACTCAAAGTTATTTATCAATACAGTCAGCCTGTCTAAATGGGAAGCTGAACTCGCTCTTAAAAATAATCTAACACAACTTTCGGGTTCAACTGGCCCAATAATCTCTGTCCCATTATCTAAATCTAATAAAAAGGAACTTTCTCCAAGCGACTACGCTATAGCAAGAGAAGAAATGGGTCCTTTAATAGATATTCTTTTAAGTAATAATTCTAAAGAAGTTCATATTCACTTCTTAAATCTAGAGGACGACTCGATTAAGGGAGCATTAGTTGGTATTGATTTATCACTCTACTCTTTTACTTCAGATCAAAGTATTGGAAAGGTAAAATTTCTCAAAGATGGAAAAGTACTTACAAAATCACTAGTTTCAAAAGCAAAAGAAATCTCAGTAGCAGTTAATCAGGCCAGACATCTTGTAAATCTTCCTCCTAACGAGCTACATCCTGTCAGTTATGCAAACGCAGTAAAAGCACTCTATTCAAAAAGTAAAACTCTTAAAGTATCTATTCTCGATGAAAAGAAGTTACAAAAAGAGAACTGTAATCTTCTATTAAGTGTGGGGATGTCTTCAAATAACAAGCCACGAATAGTACACATTAAATATAGACCCGTGAAAGCAAAGTCTAAAAAATCAATTGCTCTAATTGGAAAAGGAATTACATTCGATTCAGGTGGACTAGATATGAAGTCTGCGGCAGGCATGAGATTTATGAAAAAAGATATGGGTGGTTCAGCTACACTTGTTGGATTTACTCGCTGGCTAGAGAATAGCTCAGTAAAAGTGAACGTAGATATATATCTGGCTCTCGCAGAGAATGCAGTAAGTGAAAATGCAACAAGACCTAGTGATATTATTACTGCCAGAAATGGTATGAAAGTAGAAATTCACAATACCGATGCTGAAGGAAGACTGGCACTGGCGGACGCAATGGATCTAGCACTAGAGTTAAAACCTGAGATCATGATTGATGTTGCAACTCTAACTGGAGCAGGAAAAGTTGCTCTAGGTCAAGACATTGCAAGCTTATTTTCTAATGATGACAAACTAGCAAATGATCTACAAAGTGTTTCTAATGAAATGGGAGACTTGGTATGGAAGATGCCACTATATCTCCCTTACTACGCTGCACTTAAATCTGAGTTTTGTGATGTATCTAACTCGGCTTCTGGGCCAGGTGGAGCAATTACAGCGGCACTATTTCTTGAGAAATTTGTAGGAAAAACGAAGTGGGCCCACTTAGATATATTTGGATGGACCAGCGGAGCGAAGCCGAGTTTAAAGCAACTTGGAGGAAGTGGTCAGGGTGTAGAAACACTAATTGGATACTTCAGTAAATTATAA
- a CDS encoding thiol-disulfide oxidoreductase DCC family protein, whose translation MHSDSRAIIYFDGHCGLCNFFVDFLLKFDSKRVLFFSPLQKLDPHQLDFETVILKFNGRTYTESEAAIRAISLLPGPWKISLLLLVIPKTLRDYSYRLISKNRNKLFKRSSVCKVPTKEQRSRFL comes from the coding sequence ATGCACTCAGATAGTAGAGCTATTATTTACTTTGATGGACACTGCGGCCTATGTAATTTCTTTGTAGATTTCTTATTAAAATTTGATTCTAAAAGAGTCCTATTCTTCTCACCTTTACAAAAACTAGATCCGCACCAGTTAGACTTTGAAACTGTTATTTTAAAATTTAATGGTAGAACCTATACAGAGTCAGAGGCCGCGATCAGAGCAATCTCTCTATTACCTGGACCTTGGAAAATTTCTCTATTACTGCTCGTTATTCCGAAAACTCTAAGAGATTATTCATATCGTCTTATATCGAAGAATAGAAATAAACTTTTTAAGAGGTCTAGCGTCTGTAAAGTACCAACAAAAGAACAAAGATCTAGATTTCTTTAA